One window of Tenacibaculum maritimum NCIMB 2154 genomic DNA carries:
- a CDS encoding RHS repeat-associated core domain-containing protein yields MRNYDPDDGRYISKDPIGLLSGEYGFYNYVGDSNGWIDPLGLAKTYGKKKKNPLSNKEKDKFRKAEQDIKDGNGVPRRNRDGSQTIFEKRKGKPHQDKWDGSKEFEVEERNNKYRILERTRETRSGETIVDYGYTSNHYDNIVTDIDKLYQA; encoded by the coding sequence ATAAGAAATTACGATCCTGATGATGGCAGGTATATCTCTAAAGATCCGATTGGACTACTGAGTGGTGAATATGGGTTCTATAATTATGTTGGGGATTCTAATGGTTGGATTGACCCTCTTGGCTTAGCTAAGACCTATGGAAAGAAAAAGAAGAATCCTCTTAGCAATAAAGAAAAAGATAAGTTTAGAAAAGCTGAACAAGATATTAAAGATGGTAATGGAGTCCCGAGAAGAAACAGGGATGGATCTCAAACTATTTTTGAAAAAAGAAAGGGTAAGCCTCATCAGGATAAATGGGACGGTTCAAAAGAATTTGAAGTAGAAGAACGTAATAATAAATATAGAATTTTAGAAAGAACTAGAGAAACAAGGTCGGGTGAAACTATTGTAGATTATGGTTATACATCTAATCATTATGATAATATTGTAACAGATATTGATAAACTTTATCAAGCTTAA
- a CDS encoding barstar family protein: MSELGDNRFDFYITNDEDINVKFDYFKIIKKNAHYIIHIKNLEKDVRSMLFEGSEYFISDGIYLMISFRVIKNSLNEENVDFKNIKIIVDSESSIQLYSNNFYANLVYSWKKNESSYHWSDFKSEFKRRVWIYACSRLKSVNTEFISNGNIYIDLENINSESEMYCYLGEVFFGYRGYIGNNLSAFKDCLLDVKDVTNVKIIFRDKMKQTETAKKYNINYGDEILNILDYHEIKYEILN; the protein is encoded by the coding sequence ATGAGTGAGTTAGGTGATAATAGATTTGATTTTTATATTACAAATGATGAAGATATTAATGTGAAGTTTGATTATTTTAAAATTATAAAAAAGAACGCACATTATATTATTCATATTAAAAATTTAGAAAAGGATGTTAGATCCATGCTATTTGAGGGTAGCGAGTATTTTATCTCAGATGGGATATATTTAATGATTAGTTTTCGTGTTATAAAAAATAGTTTAAATGAAGAGAATGTTGATTTTAAAAATATTAAAATCATAGTTGACTCAGAGAGTAGTATACAGTTGTATTCTAATAATTTTTATGCAAATTTAGTTTACTCATGGAAAAAAAATGAGTCATCATATCATTGGAGTGATTTTAAATCAGAATTCAAAAGAAGAGTGTGGATATATGCTTGTAGTCGCTTAAAGAGTGTCAATACAGAGTTTATATCTAATGGTAATATTTATATTGATTTGGAAAACATAAATTCAGAAAGCGAAATGTATTGTTATTTAGGAGAGGTATTTTTTGGTTATAGAGGATATATTGGTAATAATTTGAGTGCTTTTAAAGACTGTCTATTAGATGTAAAAGATGTAACTAATGTTAAAATTATTTTTAGAGATAAAATGAAACAAACTGAAACAGCCAAAAAATATAATATTAATTATGGAGATGAAATATTAAATATTTTAGACTATCATGAAATTAAATATGAAATTTTAAATTAA
- a CDS encoding DUF4329 domain-containing protein, whose amino-acid sequence MDLNGRVRSIVGKDGFCNIRFQGQVYDDDIQLCYNRFRWYDDVDGRYISKDPIGLLSGEYGFYNYVGDSNSWVDPFGLKSKTYGKYDSKDKAAKAVLKNANRRSIKKNKEFGGFIYKKDGKYHATRPTEGSATGYMPKSSLHKVPKDAEIVGDYHTHGAEMPGYDSNNFSPADKRIHSMAPSGHTSYLGTPSEGFKQMTNGIITKL is encoded by the coding sequence TTGGATTTAAACGGAAGAGTTCGTAGTATTGTAGGTAAAGATGGTTTTTGTAACATACGTTTTCAAGGACAGGTATATGATGATGATATCCAACTCTGTTACAATAGATTTAGGTGGTATGATGATGTTGATGGACGGTATATTTCAAAAGACCCGATTGGACTACTGAGTGGTGAATATGGGTTCTATAATTATGTTGGGGATAGTAATAGCTGGGTGGATCCGTTTGGGTTAAAAAGCAAAACTTATGGAAAATATGATTCAAAAGATAAAGCTGCTAAAGCTGTTTTAAAAAATGCTAATAGAAGATCTATAAAAAAGAATAAAGAATTTGGAGGTTTTATTTATAAAAAAGACGGAAAATATCATGCCACTAGACCTACCGAGGGAAGTGCAACAGGCTATATGCCTAAAAGTTCTCTACATAAAGTTCCTAAAGATGCAGAGATAGTAGGTGATTATCACACACATGGAGCTGAAATGCCTGGCTATGATAGCAATAATTTCTCTCCAGCAGACAAAAGAATTCACAGTATGGCACCATCTGGACATACCTCATATTTAGGTACTCCAAGCGAAGGCTTTAAACAAATGACTAATGGTATAATTACAAAATTATGA
- a CDS encoding RHS repeat-associated core domain-containing protein, which translates to MDLNGRVRSIVGKDGFCNIRFQGQVYDDDIQLCYNRFRWYDDVDGRYISKDPIGLLSGEYGFYNYVGDSNGWIDPMGLEKTYLKKNGGSNDVDFITEHSKKHKFDSSRNSTKNRSQFGENIDVKKLREDTMKNPDKIETKLDREGNLYATKYIKDYDFNISTADTPTGKHRVFINHIDPTRSSQFPYVPRN; encoded by the coding sequence TTGGATTTAAACGGAAGAGTTCGTAGTATTGTAGGTAAAGATGGTTTTTGTAACATACGTTTTCAAGGACAGGTATATGATGATGATATCCAACTCTGTTACAATAGATTTAGGTGGTATGATGATGTTGATGGCAGGTATATTTCAAAAGACCCGATTGGACTACTGAGTGGTGAATATGGGTTCTATAATTATGTTGGGGATTCTAATGGTTGGATTGACCCAATGGGACTGGAAAAAACGTATTTAAAAAAGAACGGAGGTAGTAATGATGTGGATTTTATTACCGAGCATTCAAAGAAACATAAATTTGATTCTAGTCGTAACTCTACAAAAAACAGGAGTCAATTTGGAGAAAATATAGATGTTAAAAAACTAAGAGAAGATACTATGAAAAATCCCGATAAAATTGAGACAAAACTTGACCGTGAAGGAAACTTATATGCTACAAAGTATATAAAAGATTATGATTTCAATATAAGTACGGCAGATACACCAACTGGAAAACATAGAGTATTTATTAACCACATAGACCCAACAAGGTCAAGTCAATTTCCTTATGTACCAAGAAACTAA
- a CDS encoding IS3 family transposase (programmed frameshift) translates to MRKSKFSPQQIAKILKEYENGRTVEAISREHGVSSATFYKWRSKYAGMNVKELKRLKELEEENRKLKQMYATLALDHQMAKEIIEKKPLKPCVKRSLSIDLSHYGISRACRVLKMSKSVYYYKPKLQDDTPIELALKQKAIDHCEEGFWKAYKRLRNEGNPWNHKRVHRVYVALGLPLRRKVKKRLPARIKEPLIVPTELNQTWSMDFVTDVLENKKRFRGFTIIDDFNREALHIEVDFSLPSNRIVYVLNHLLKRKGKPQKIRMDNGPEFIANLTATWSAMHEIDFKYIEPGKPTQNAFIERFNGSYRRGVLNKYIFENIHQVREQTQIWMHDYNNFRPHDALDDMAPIPYAKQHCVAAAGRILKQD, encoded by the exons ATGAGGAAAAGTAAATTTAGCCCCCAGCAAATCGCAAAGATTTTAAAGGAATACGAAAACGGTAGAACCGTAGAAGCAATTTCCAGAGAACATGGAGTTAGTTCGGCAACATTTTATAAATGGCGTAGTAAATACGCAGGTATGAATGTTAAAGAGCTCAAACGTCTAAAGGAATTAGAGGAAGAAAATCGAAAATTAAAGCAAATGTATGCTACTCTTGCATTAGATCACCAAATGGCAAAGGAGATTATCGAAAAAAAGC CTTTAAAGCCTTGCGTTAAGCGCTCCTTAAGTATTGACCTTTCTCATTACGGCATAAGCAGGGCATGTCGGGTTTTAAAAATGAGTAAAAGCGTATATTATTATAAGCCAAAATTACAAGACGATACACCAATTGAATTAGCCTTAAAACAAAAGGCTATTGACCATTGTGAGGAAGGATTTTGGAAAGCTTATAAACGACTACGCAATGAAGGGAATCCATGGAATCACAAGCGAGTTCATCGAGTTTATGTAGCACTAGGTTTACCACTGAGAAGGAAGGTGAAGAAACGTTTGCCAGCAAGAATAAAAGAACCTTTAATAGTTCCTACAGAACTCAACCAAACTTGGAGTATGGATTTTGTAACAGATGTATTAGAGAATAAAAAAAGATTTAGAGGCTTTACTATCATAGATGATTTTAATAGAGAGGCTTTACATATAGAAGTAGATTTTTCGTTACCTAGTAATAGAATAGTTTACGTTTTAAATCATCTGTTAAAACGTAAAGGTAAACCACAAAAGATACGTATGGATAATGGTCCGGAATTTATAGCTAATTTAACCGCTACTTGGAGTGCTATGCATGAAATTGATTTTAAATATATAGAACCAGGAAAACCCACACAAAATGCTTTTATAGAACGTTTTAACGGTTCATATAGACGAGGGGTTTTAAATAAATATATTTTTGAAAACATTCATCAAGTCAGAGAGCAAACCCAGATATGGATGCACGATTACAATAATTTTAGACCGCATGATGCTTTGGACGATATGGCTCCAATCCCGTATGCGAAACAACATTGTGTCGCTGCCGCTGGGCGCATTTTAAAACAGGATTGA
- a CDS encoding RHS repeat domain-containing protein → MDLNGRVRSIVGKDGFCNIRFQGQVYDDDIQLCYNRFRWYDDVDGRYISKDPIGLLSGEYGFYNYVGDSNGWVDPFGLEPILVNPKDVNFSQISINTKMSDAGGNPIKINDMIKKVKAANTKKGGNEIMENMKPIRVKNHKGQLVSLDNRRLYIARKSKSKVISIEMITDVETFKQLTTRLRNNGLSNDGTKKLPTCG, encoded by the coding sequence TTGGATTTAAACGGAAGAGTTCGTAGTATTGTAGGTAAAGATGGTTTTTGTAACATACGTTTTCAAGGACAGGTATATGATGATGATATCCAACTCTGTTACAATAGATTTAGGTGGTATGATGATGTTGATGGACGGTATATTTCAAAAGACCCGATTGGACTACTGAGTGGTGAATATGGGTTCTATAATTATGTTGGGGATTCTAATGGTTGGGTGGATCCGTTTGGTTTAGAGCCTATTTTGGTTAATCCAAAAGATGTTAATTTTTCGCAAATTTCAATTAACACTAAAATGAGTGATGCAGGTGGGAATCCTATTAAAATTAATGATATGATTAAGAAGGTAAAAGCAGCTAATACAAAAAAAGGAGGGAATGAGATTATGGAAAATATGAAACCTATTAGGGTTAAGAATCATAAAGGACAGTTGGTTAGTTTGGATAATCGTCGTTTATATATAGCAAGAAAATCTAAGTCTAAAGTTATATCTATTGAGATGATAACAGATGTTGAGACCTTTAAGCAATTGACAACTAGATTAAGAAATAATGGTCTTTCTAATGATGGAACTAAAAAATTACCAACTTGTGGTTAA
- a CDS encoding RHS repeat domain-containing protein has translation MYDEKGEQVWERSLDLNGKVINGSNAPCPFLYQGQYYDKEIELAYNRFRYYDPDDGRYISKDPIGLLSGEYGFYNYVGDSNSWVDPFGLDFMDMVASSIQRTGRKFQGAEIYKFIKKAKGDSFNFKKGDYFYLDNLHKDHFETFSKNDSSKGVYNLDGSKNVDKTKKASNRKGPSCG, from the coding sequence ATGTATGATGAGAAAGGTGAGCAAGTATGGGAACGTTCTTTAGATTTAAACGGAAAAGTAATTAATGGTAGTAATGCACCCTGCCCTTTTCTATATCAAGGGCAATACTATGATAAAGAGATTGAATTAGCCTATAATAGGTTTCGTTATTACGATCCTGATGATGGCAGGTATATTTCTAAAGATCCGATTGGACTACTGAGTGGTGAATATGGGTTCTATAATTATGTTGGGGATAGTAATAGCTGGGTGGATCCGTTTGGGTTGGATTTTATGGATATGGTGGCTAGTTCGATTCAGAGAACTGGAAGAAAATTTCAAGGTGCTGAGATATATAAGTTTATCAAAAAAGCGAAAGGAGATTCATTTAATTTCAAAAAAGGTGATTATTTCTATTTAGACAACTTACATAAGGATCATTTTGAAACATTTTCAAAAAATGATTCTTCTAAAGGTGTTTATAATTTAGATGGTTCTAAAAATGTAGATAAGACAAAAAAAGCAAGTAACAGAAAAGGTCCAAGTTGTGGATAG
- a CDS encoding RHS repeat domain-containing protein — protein sequence MYDEEGEQVWERSLDLNGKVINGSNAPCPFLYQGQYYDKEIELAYNRFRYYDPDDGRYISKDPIGLLSGEYGFYNYVGDSNSWVDPFGLTKTYHATSRSEAKQKAKEHAAIPKYLKEDIPLERLNYTSRGINWESMKSKQRTTRKTKLGEENKKNTQNYWEEHPDGHNDDHALHHDSGHFHSTSSSGESIIITY from the coding sequence ATGTATGATGAGGAAGGGGAGCAAGTATGGGAACGTTCTTTAGATTTAAACGGAAAAGTAATTAACGGTAGTAATGCACCCTGCCCTTTTCTATATCAAGGGCAATACTATGATAAAGAGATTGAATTAGCCTATAATAGGTTTCGTTATTACGATCCTGATGATGGCAGGTATATTTCAAAAGACCCGATTGGACTACTGAGTGGTGAATATGGGTTCTATAATTATGTTGGGGATTCTAATAGCTGGGTGGATCCGTTTGGGCTTACAAAAACGTATCATGCAACTTCTAGAAGTGAAGCAAAGCAAAAAGCAAAAGAACATGCTGCTATTCCAAAGTATTTAAAAGAAGACATTCCTTTAGAAAGATTGAACTACACTAGTAGAGGAATAAACTGGGAAAGTATGAAGTCTAAGCAAAGGACTACGCGTAAAACTAAATTAGGAGAGGAAAATAAGAAGAATACCCAGAATTATTGGGAAGAACATCCTGACGGTCATAATGACGATCATGCATTACATCATGATTCAGGTCATTTTCACTCTACGAGTTCATCAGGGGAAAGTATTATAATTACATACTAG
- a CDS encoding HYD1 signature containing ADP-ribosyltransferase family protein — MANHLGTPTQMYDEEGEQVWERSLDLNGKVINGSNAPCPFLYQGQYYDKEIELAYNRFRYYDPDDGRYISKDPIGLLSGEYGFYNYVGDSNEELDPYGLEKSTYRVKHFSNKKGIEGIKKDNKIKASDQNKVFTVKAKGRMSKGSSRDIEKKLGIKQGRANKSVEFDVDPSEITIIKNKDTGAIEHVLDGDISLEGRNPIFK; from the coding sequence TTGGCTAACCATCTAGGTACACCTACACAAATGTATGATGAGGAAGGGGAGCAAGTATGGGAACGTTCTTTAGATTTAAACGGAAAAGTAATTAATGGTAGTAATGCACCCTGCCCTTTTCTATATCAAGGGCAATACTATGATAAAGAGATTGAATTAGCCTATAATAGGTTTCGTTATTACGATCCTGATGATGGCAGGTATATTTCAAAAGACCCGATTGGACTACTGAGTGGTGAATATGGGTTCTATAATTATGTTGGGGATTCTAATGAGGAACTTGATCCTTATGGGTTAGAAAAATCTACATATAGAGTTAAACATTTTTCTAATAAAAAAGGTATTGAGGGAATTAAAAAAGATAATAAAATTAAAGCTTCAGACCAAAACAAAGTATTTACTGTTAAAGCTAAAGGAAGAATGAGTAAAGGTAGTAGTCGGGATATTGAAAAGAAATTAGGTATAAAGCAAGGGAGAGCAAATAAGTCTGTTGAATTTGATGTTGATCCAAGTGAAATTACAATAATAAAAAATAAAGATACTGGTGCTATAGAACATGTATTAGATGGAGATATCTCTTTAGAAGGAAGAAATCCTATTTTTAAATAA
- a CDS encoding RHS repeat-associated core domain-containing protein, with amino-acid sequence MRCGFCNIRFQGQVYDDVDGRYISKDPIGLLSGEYNLYVYVDDPNGWVDKLGLSGNTYRNVDDIAKKYGGQKTGDNRFVFEGAGSKKRAKQAASEISGDLGSNPRTERRKDYRDCDNTFRDDNSNRVIGKKSSKVDRYGNSVNGYHDHDIGHDFDRRPHFNAWSESTNTLHNDNVHLYY; translated from the coding sequence TTGCGTTGTGGTTTTTGTAACATACGTTTTCAAGGACAGGTATATGATGATGTTGATGGACGGTATATTTCAAAAGACCCGATTGGACTACTGAGTGGTGAATACAATCTATATGTTTATGTAGATGATCCAAATGGTTGGGTAGATAAGCTAGGGTTATCTGGTAACACTTATAGAAATGTTGACGATATTGCAAAAAAATATGGCGGTCAAAAAACTGGTGATAACAGATTCGTTTTTGAAGGAGCTGGATCTAAAAAAAGAGCCAAACAAGCTGCTTCTGAAATATCTGGAGACTTAGGAAGTAATCCAAGAACAGAACGAAGAAAGGATTATAGAGATTGTGATAACACTTTTAGAGATGATAATTCGAATAGAGTTATAGGTAAAAAATCTAGCAAGGTAGATAGGTATGGTAATTCAGTAAATGGTTATCATGATCATGATATAGGTCACGATTTTGATAGAAGACCCCATTTTAACGCTTGGAGTGAGAGTACTAACACTCTACATAACGATAACGTGCATCTGTATTATTAA
- a CDS encoding RHS repeat-associated core domain-containing protein: MYDEEGEQVWERSLDLNGKVINGSNAPCPFLYQGQYYDKEIELAYNRFRYYDPDDGRYISKDPIGLASGNPNFYAYVHDVNSWIDVFGLNASPESAKVWEHRFNNLPPSEKFNAAQGKLHKVAQKNGWEQNSKLSKANKRVVYQDPDKKLYAFDTQHGRFEYLDKKGNHLGEFDIDGNKTKIADSSGKHNIKCG, from the coding sequence ATGTATGATGAGGAAGGGGAGCAAGTATGGGAACGTTCTTTAGATTTAAACGGAAAAGTAATTAATGGTAGTAATGCACCCTGCCCTTTTCTATATCAAGGGCAATACTATGATAAAGAGATTGAATTAGCCTATAATAGGTTTCGTTATTACGATCCTGATGATGGCAGGTATATTTCAAAAGACCCGATTGGGTTGGCAAGTGGGAATCCGAACTTTTATGCGTATGTCCATGATGTAAATAGTTGGATTGATGTTTTTGGGTTAAATGCTTCTCCTGAGTCTGCAAAAGTTTGGGAGCATAGGTTCAATAATCTACCGCCTAGTGAAAAGTTTAATGCTGCCCAAGGTAAGCTTCATAAAGTAGCTCAAAAAAACGGATGGGAGCAGAATAGTAAACTTTCAAAAGCAAATAAGAGAGTGGTTTATCAAGACCCTGACAAGAAACTATATGCTTTTGATACTCAGCATGGTAGATTTGAATATTTGGATAAAAAAGGCAATCATTTAGGAGAGTTTGATATTGATGGTAATAAAACCAAAATAGCAGATTCAAGTGGAAAGCATAATATCAAATGTGGATAA
- the imm45 gene encoding Imm45 family immunity protein has translation MKLLEYKEETINRGYILRCKGVHPYEEIVDFLICESTNIDIESYMLIVSSGYKAGLKYSQLPKESIPNGVRMGLSTNWLIENWSKWGYFDCKIEDVYLLENTVPS, from the coding sequence ATGAAATTATTAGAATACAAAGAAGAAACTATAAATAGAGGTTATATATTAAGATGTAAAGGAGTTCATCCTTATGAAGAAATTGTAGATTTCTTAATTTGTGAATCAACAAATATTGATATAGAAAGTTATATGTTAATTGTTTCATCAGGCTATAAAGCTGGTTTAAAATATTCTCAATTACCTAAAGAATCAATCCCTAATGGAGTTAGGATGGGGTTAAGTACAAATTGGCTTATTGAAAATTGGAGTAAATGGGGGTATTTTGATTGTAAAATTGAAGATGTCTATCTATTAGAGAATACAGTTCCCAGCTAG
- a CDS encoding RHS repeat domain-containing protein, whose amino-acid sequence MYDEGGEQVWERSLDLNGKVINGSNAPCPFLYQGQYYDKEIELAYNRFRYYDPDDGRYISKDPIGLLSGEYGFYNYVGDSNGWVDVFGLEGGIVTILLQEGGSHFGIITDGVGGMQTDLNQLGDLGTGTNDYAKIMKNSDLYVFDKYLNVEVVDLDAAKKTQLKEIARGDFKYHKFNDSCLTHVAKVLKAGGEDIDPNSIKSQIKYMREKEGKFKKISCG is encoded by the coding sequence ATGTATGATGAGGGAGGTGAGCAAGTATGGGAACGCTCTTTAGATTTAAACGGAAAAGTAATTAATGGTAGTAATGCACCCTGCCCTTTTCTATATCAAGGGCAATACTATGATAAAGAGATTGAATTAGCCTATAATAGGTTTCGTTATTACGATCCTGATGATGGCAGGTATATTTCAAAAGACCCGATTGGACTACTGAGTGGTGAATATGGGTTCTATAATTATGTTGGGGATTCTAATGGTTGGGTGGATGTTTTTGGGTTAGAAGGAGGTATTGTTACTATTCTACTACAAGAAGGAGGAAGCCATTTTGGAATTATTACTGATGGAGTTGGAGGTATGCAAACTGATTTAAATCAATTAGGAGATTTAGGTACTGGAACAAATGATTATGCAAAAATAATGAAAAACAGTGACTTATATGTTTTTGATAAATATTTAAACGTTGAAGTTGTCGATTTAGATGCTGCTAAGAAAACGCAATTAAAAGAAATTGCAAGAGGAGATTTTAAATACCATAAATTTAATGATAGTTGTCTTACTCATGTTGCAAAAGTTCTTAAAGCAGGAGGAGAAGATATAGATCCAAATAGCATCAAAAGCCAAATAAAATATATGAGAGAAAAAGAAGGTAAATTCAAAAAAATCTCTTGTGGCTAA
- a CDS encoding HYD1 signature containing ADP-ribosyltransferase family protein: MYDEGGEQVWERSLDLNGKVINGSNAPCPFLYQGQYYDKEIELAYNRFRYYDPDDGRYISKDPIGLLSGEYGFYNYVGDSNEELDPYGLEKSTYRVKHFSNKKGIEGIKKDNKIKASDQNKVFTVKAKGRMSKGSSRDIEKKLGIKQGRANKSVEFDVDPSEITIIKNKDTGAIEHVLDGDISLEGRNPIFK, from the coding sequence ATGTATGATGAGGGAGGTGAGCAAGTATGGGAACGCTCTTTAGATTTAAACGGAAAAGTAATTAACGGTAGTAATGCACCCTGCCCTTTTCTATATCAAGGGCAATACTATGATAAAGAGATTGAATTAGCCTATAATAGGTTTCGTTATTACGATCCTGATGATGGCAGGTATATTTCTAAAGACCCGATTGGACTACTGAGTGGTGAATATGGGTTCTATAATTATGTTGGGGATTCTAATGAGGAACTTGATCCTTATGGGTTAGAAAAATCTACATATAGAGTTAAACATTTTTCTAATAAAAAAGGTATTGAGGGAATTAAAAAAGATAATAAAATTAAAGCTTCAGACCAAAACAAAGTATTTACTGTTAAAGCTAAAGGAAGAATGAGTAAAGGTAGTAGTCGGGATATTGAAAAGAAATTAGGTATAAAGCAAGGGAGAGCAAATAAGTCTGTTGAATTTGATGTTGATCCAAGTGAAATTACAATAATAAAAAATAAAGATACTGGTGCTATAGAACATGTATTAGATGGAGATATCTCTTTAGAAGGAAGAAATCCTATTTTTAAATAA
- a CDS encoding HNH/endonuclease VII fold putative polymorphic toxin — MAKSYADPNKNKKTSHNSDSKRAAFRQAKRDAGIPMNQQPFKRSRVDLTEKKNGIAHKIYDDKGMPIKVRQNHFRQSDGKEIIIQEHSIGHTNANPNHGKEPHFNVRPSTNPETGSVDYTHGHYNFKN, encoded by the coding sequence TTGGCTAAAAGTTATGCAGATCCTAATAAGAATAAAAAGACATCACATAATTCAGATAGTAAAAGAGCTGCTTTTAGACAAGCAAAAAGAGATGCAGGAATACCTATGAATCAGCAACCATTTAAAAGGTCGAGAGTTGATTTAACTGAAAAAAAGAATGGTATAGCTCACAAAATATATGATGATAAAGGAATGCCTATTAAAGTTAGACAAAATCATTTTAGACAATCGGATGGGAAAGAAATAATAATTCAAGAGCATAGCATAGGTCATACAAATGCAAATCCAAACCATGGAAAAGAACCTCATTTCAATGTTAGACCTTCCACTAATCCTGAAACAGGTTCTGTTGATTATACTCATGGACATTATAATTTTAAAAACTGA
- a CDS encoding RHS repeat domain-containing protein: MYDEKGEQVWERSLDLNGKVINGSNAPCPFLYQGQYYDKEIELAYNRFRYYDPDDGRYISKDPIGLLSGEYGFYNYVGDSNSWVDPFGLTKTYSKKAKELQDGANGTVVTAKTKKEAHDILMEAFPGAQKVRGIGAQDAVGIRKKRKMDEFKKKDGKVRYRKDYAMDHETGRVHGHDDPKGNGHGSKPHINIKKADGKMVRIDIG, translated from the coding sequence ATGTATGATGAGAAAGGGGAGCAAGTATGGGAACGTTCTTTAGATTTAAACGGAAAAGTAATTAACGGTAGTAATGCACCCTGCCCTTTTCTATATCAAGGGCAATACTATGATAAAGAGATTGAATTAGCCTATAATAGGTTTCGTTATTACGATCCTGATGATGGCAGGTATATTTCTAAAGATCCGATTGGACTACTGAGTGGTGAATATGGGTTCTATAATTATGTTGGGGATTCTAATAGCTGGGTGGATCCGTTTGGGCTTACAAAAACATACAGTAAAAAAGCTAAAGAACTACAAGATGGAGCAAATGGAACTGTAGTTACTGCCAAAACAAAAAAAGAAGCACATGACATATTAATGGAAGCTTTTCCAGGTGCTCAAAAAGTTAGGGGAATTGGTGCTCAAGATGCGGTAGGAATAAGAAAAAAACGCAAAATGGATGAATTCAAAAAGAAGGATGGGAAAGTCAGATATAGAAAAGATTATGCCATGGATCATGAAACAGGTAGAGTACATGGTCATGATGACCCTAAAGGAAATGGACATGGTTCCAAACCGCACATAAATATTAAAAAAGCTGATGGTAAAATGGTAAGAATAGATATAGGTTAA
- a CDS encoding RHS repeat domain-containing protein gives MYDEEGEQVWERSLDLNGKVINGSNAPCPFLYQGQYYDKEIELAYNRFRYYDPDDGRYISKDPIGLLSGEYGFYNYVGDSNGWVDVFGLDTIKLRHYTSNKGLAIMKEDMVIKAFENDPVPLFPKN, from the coding sequence ATGTATGATGAGGAAGGGGAGCAAGTATGGGAACGTTCTTTAGATTTAAACGGAAAAGTAATTAACGGTAGTAATGCACCCTGCCCTTTTCTATATCAAGGGCAATACTATGATAAAGAGATTGAATTAGCCTATAATAGGTTTCGTTATTACGATCCTGATGATGGCAGGTATATTTCTAAAGATCCGATTGGACTACTGAGTGGTGAATATGGGTTCTATAATTATGTTGGGGATTCTAATGGTTGGGTGGATGTTTTTGGGTTGGATACCATAAAACTTAGGCATTATACAAGTAATAAAGGTTTGGCGATAATGAAAGAAGACATGGTTATCAAAGCTTTTGAGAATGATCCTGTCCCACTATTTCCAAAAAATTAA